In Methanobacterium bryantii, the following proteins share a genomic window:
- a CDS encoding pseudomurein-binding repeat-containing protein encodes METIGGGIIKRHSLLVMLIICIMAMSTLGSSYAAADNQQSAETTADSALNNNTTVNQNPVETVKNNQTGIQNRVQNTSLTGTTGNRTTQDLQAQNTANSTLNISSNSQNSINTLTNTQNALQTAGTNNQNSANASLTNSANNTTIQPAAGTTYTNVHGIWLRAEDAGNITVSELKKANITDIFVKANLISAPTYSSVLSGIITKFKNSGIRIHAWITCFQDANGKWINPANTTQQTTLLNAIKKIVTNYSVDGIFLDYVRYSGAGSNTAGTSGTKTITSFVQKVYNAVKSIKPKVAVSATVMPEGATNANTYGQNYTQLSKYLDFIVPMIYKGNYGQNTTWIGTTTKYIVNNAGGKPVIVGLQSYISDYDTTPLSAGELNADIKSALSNGASGYALYRYGLISKDFIAPPSFNTSDIQSAAAKVKAYIETNHKLPNYVTIGTTQVTMSAFLKLMVKGLLQINSKITTPITLKTVNNPQNSTGSFTKGNINKTSYIDIAQRINSFIDSNGLAPNYATTGLGKVQYEQLVYMFSKILNYYNTNKALPNYVSMDPGVKVSPPSDSDIQTTQVFTLSQIKSAATSVKSYIESNHDLPNYVTIGLVQVKMTDFLRLLIIGTIEVNDGSNAQISLKTVNAAAKPSESIKGGNITKANYVDLANRVKAFIDANGALPNHATTTLGEIGYPSLIYMYSKILAYDSTNKALPNYVSVSPWSAVSTVPIPSELQQYLKETKNCQVTNSQIQALAKSITSGKSSTYDKAVAIFNWVRDNIGYSFYYNTKYGAVGTLNAKTGNCVDTAHLLIALERAAGIPARYEHVKAQFTSGTWYGHVIAQVWVNGKWYNADGTSSKNTFGVINNWNTATATYYGTYAELPF; translated from the coding sequence AAATACTTCATTAACAGGAACTACAGGAAACAGAACAACACAAGATCTACAGGCTCAAAACACTGCAAATTCTACATTGAATATAAGTTCAAACAGCCAAAATTCAATAAATACATTAACAAATACACAAAACGCATTACAAACTGCAGGGACTAACAATCAAAATTCAGCAAATGCATCTCTAACAAATTCAGCAAACAATACGACTATTCAACCCGCAGCAGGAACCACTTACACCAATGTTCATGGCATCTGGCTTAGGGCCGAAGATGCAGGAAACATTACTGTAAGTGAACTAAAAAAAGCAAATATTACAGATATATTCGTAAAAGCAAATTTAATCTCAGCACCAACTTATTCCAGCGTGTTATCGGGTATTATAACAAAATTCAAGAATTCTGGAATAAGAATTCATGCATGGATCACCTGTTTCCAGGATGCAAATGGTAAATGGATTAATCCAGCAAATACTACTCAGCAAACAACCTTGTTGAATGCAATTAAAAAGATCGTAACCAATTACAGCGTAGATGGTATCTTTCTGGATTACGTAAGGTATTCTGGAGCAGGAAGCAATACCGCAGGTACAAGTGGAACCAAAACAATAACATCATTCGTTCAAAAAGTCTATAACGCCGTTAAATCGATAAAACCTAAAGTTGCTGTTTCAGCAACAGTAATGCCTGAAGGAGCAACAAATGCAAACACTTATGGACAGAACTATACACAACTTTCCAAATATCTTGATTTCATTGTTCCAATGATCTATAAAGGAAATTACGGTCAAAACACTACCTGGATTGGAACGACAACAAAATACATAGTTAATAATGCAGGTGGAAAGCCAGTAATTGTGGGACTTCAGTCTTATATTTCAGACTACGATACAACACCATTAAGCGCTGGTGAATTGAATGCAGACATTAAATCAGCATTAAGTAATGGGGCATCTGGATATGCACTTTACAGATATGGATTAATCAGTAAAGATTTCATAGCTCCACCGAGCTTCAATACAAGTGACATTCAAAGTGCTGCAGCGAAAGTAAAGGCATACATTGAAACTAATCACAAACTGCCGAATTATGTAACAATTGGTACCACCCAGGTTACAATGTCTGCATTTTTGAAACTAATGGTTAAAGGGTTACTCCAGATAAACAGCAAAATAACAACACCAATAACACTTAAGACAGTAAATAATCCTCAAAATTCAACAGGATCATTTACTAAAGGAAATATAAACAAAACAAGCTACATTGATATTGCACAGAGAATCAATTCTTTCATAGATTCAAACGGTCTTGCACCAAACTATGCAACAACTGGCCTCGGAAAAGTCCAGTATGAACAGCTAGTGTACATGTTCTCTAAAATATTGAACTACTACAACACAAACAAGGCTTTACCAAACTATGTTTCAATGGATCCTGGTGTTAAAGTTTCACCACCATCAGATAGTGATATCCAAACCACACAGGTATTTACATTAAGCCAGATCAAAAGTGCGGCAACAAGCGTCAAATCTTATATAGAATCTAATCATGATCTGCCGAATTATGTAACAATTGGTTTAGTACAGGTTAAAATGACAGATTTCTTACGTTTGTTAATTATAGGTACAATCGAGGTAAATGATGGATCAAATGCACAGATATCACTTAAAACAGTAAATGCAGCAGCAAAACCAAGTGAAAGCATTAAAGGTGGAAACATAACTAAAGCCAATTATGTGGATCTTGCAAATAGGGTCAAAGCATTCATAGATGCAAATGGAGCTTTACCAAACCATGCAACAACTACTCTTGGTGAAATTGGATATCCATCCTTGATTTACATGTATTCAAAGATACTTGCATATGACAGTACAAACAAGGCTTTACCAAATTATGTTTCAGTAAGTCCTTGGAGTGCAGTTTCAACAGTGCCTATACCATCAGAGTTACAGCAGTATCTCAAGGAAACAAAGAACTGTCAGGTAACCAATTCACAGATTCAAGCACTGGCAAAATCAATAACAAGCGGTAAATCTTCTACCTACGATAAGGCGGTAGCAATTTTCAACTGGGTAAGGGATAATATAGGTTATTCCTTCTATTATAACACTAAATATGGGGCGGTAGGTACATTGAATGCCAAAACCGGAAATTGTGTGGATACCGCACACTTGTTAATAGCTCTTGAAAGAGCTGCAGGAATTCCTGCACGATATGAGCATGTTAAAGCTCAATTTACAAGTGGTACCTGGTACGGACACGTCATCGCTCAAGTATGGGTGAACGGTAAATGGTACAATGCAGATGGAACCAGTTCCAAGAACACTTTCGGTGTTATCAATAATTGGAATACTGCAACAGCAACATATTATGGTACATATGCGGAATTGCCTTTCTAG
- a CDS encoding adenylyltransferase/cytidyltransferase family protein, which translates to MKTVMATGTFDIIHPGHGYYLEEAKKLGGDDAKLVVVIARDSTVRARKRVPVVGENQRLEVVKMLKPVDEAYLGHTSDMFKIVEEIKPDIIVIGPDQDFDLRKLKEQLKERNINVDVVKVTSYKKSPLDSSCKIIKKIKEMEFDEKIFKNGP; encoded by the coding sequence ATGAAAACAGTGATGGCAACAGGGACATTTGATATAATTCATCCAGGACACGGATATTATCTTGAAGAGGCAAAAAAACTAGGAGGGGATGATGCAAAGCTTGTAGTAGTTATTGCAAGGGATTCTACTGTAAGGGCAAGGAAAAGAGTACCTGTTGTGGGTGAAAATCAAAGGTTAGAAGTTGTTAAAATGTTAAAACCTGTTGATGAAGCTTATTTAGGTCATACTAGCGACATGTTTAAAATTGTTGAAGAAATAAAGCCAGATATAATTGTTATAGGTCCTGATCAGGATTTTGATCTTCGAAAACTTAAAGAACAGCTCAAAGAAAGGAATATCAATGTAGACGTCGTAAAAGTTACAAGCTATAAAAAATCTCCACTCGACAGTTCCTGTAAAATAATTAAAAAGATCAAAGAAATGGAATTTGACGAAAAAATTTTTAAAAATGGGCCGTAA
- a CDS encoding putative PEP-binding protein gives MKLLKGIGTSSYVGVGKVRKIETDRDILQIKEGEIVVVSKASRDMLQHLQKAGGVITDYGGITSHVAIVLREMRVPCIVGTGNATEILENGMIVTVDGKTGNVYGGFMEIEGEEELFDIYNPATKIKVNLNVPEIAESAALYSDGVGSIRIENMMVRTLKHPYKLLEDGELIDVIVSGVRKIADAFYPKPVWFRTFDIPTDELKRLRGGDVEPYEKNPLLGLRGIQKDLNRMDVLMAEFQAIKYLLDDGYDNIGLKIPFVRDISEYILSKKILKDVKLMPHKDIDVGVSVETPSVVFTFDEFLKEGIDFMSLGMSDLAMCSLAVDRRSVKVAKLFNIMHPAVLKMVKMVIAKCNRYGIESSVSGHAGGDPEIVEKLIKFGISSISTNPDQVLKIRKTVYNVENEIIKRGFTS, from the coding sequence ATGAAACTATTGAAAGGAATAGGTACAAGTTCCTATGTTGGAGTTGGGAAAGTACGAAAAATTGAAACTGACCGTGATATTTTACAGATCAAAGAAGGTGAAATTGTAGTGGTTTCAAAAGCTTCAAGAGACATGCTCCAACATCTCCAAAAGGCTGGTGGAGTTATAACAGATTATGGGGGAATTACCAGCCACGTTGCGATTGTACTTAGGGAAATGAGAGTTCCATGTATAGTTGGAACTGGAAATGCAACGGAAATTCTTGAAAATGGGATGATAGTAACTGTTGATGGTAAAACTGGAAATGTTTATGGGGGTTTTATGGAAATTGAAGGTGAAGAAGAACTTTTTGATATTTATAATCCTGCAACAAAAATTAAAGTTAATTTAAATGTCCCTGAGATTGCAGAAAGTGCTGCACTTTATTCAGATGGTGTCGGTTCTATAAGGATTGAAAATATGATGGTGCGGACACTAAAACACCCATATAAACTTTTGGAGGATGGGGAATTAATAGATGTTATTGTCAGTGGAGTGAGAAAAATTGCAGATGCATTCTATCCAAAACCGGTATGGTTTAGAACATTTGACATACCAACTGATGAATTGAAACGTTTAAGAGGGGGAGATGTAGAACCTTATGAAAAAAACCCTCTTTTAGGACTTAGGGGCATACAAAAAGATTTAAATAGGATGGATGTGTTAATGGCCGAATTTCAGGCAATTAAATATCTTTTAGATGATGGTTATGATAATATTGGGCTTAAAATTCCATTTGTGAGAGATATTAGTGAGTATATTTTGTCAAAGAAAATTTTAAAAGACGTTAAATTAATGCCGCATAAAGATATTGATGTGGGTGTCTCTGTTGAAACACCATCAGTGGTTTTTACATTTGATGAATTTTTAAAGGAAGGAATTGATTTTATGTCTTTGGGTATGAGTGATCTGGCTATGTGCTCACTGGCTGTTGATAGAAGAAGTGTTAAAGTTGCCAAACTCTTCAATATCATGCATCCTGCTGTTTTGAAAATGGTAAAAATGGTAATTGCAAAATGTAATAGATATGGTATAGAAAGCAGTGTGTCTGGACATGCGGGGGGAGACCCTGAAATTGTTGAAAAACTCATTAAGTTTGGAATAAGCAGCATTTCTACAAATCCAGATCAGGTGCTTAAAATACGAAAAACTGTTTATAATGTTGAAAATGAGATTATAAAGCGTGGATTTACTTCATAG
- the hisA gene encoding 1-(5-phosphoribosyl)-5-[(5-phosphoribosylamino)methylideneamino]imidazole-4-carboxamide isomerase → MLIIPAVDIKDGKCVQLVQGKPGTEQVIIENPAEVAKEWEKKGASILHIINLDGAFGDKEKNVDVIKEIINAVSIPVQLGGGIRTKEDAAELLKMGVDKVILGTMAIENPENVAELSGEFGSERIIIALDSKDSKVVVKGWTEKTEKSAPEFGKIFEKKGAGGILFTNVDYEGLLNGFDTAPLIELLDEVNIPIIYSGGVTSIDDIKKLSLTDVYGAVIGSALYKGKIDFEEALLTSKS, encoded by the coding sequence ATGTTAATAATTCCTGCTGTGGATATTAAAGATGGAAAATGTGTTCAATTAGTTCAAGGGAAGCCTGGAACTGAACAGGTAATCATTGAAAACCCTGCCGAAGTTGCGAAGGAATGGGAAAAAAAAGGCGCCAGTATTTTGCACATTATTAATTTAGATGGCGCCTTCGGAGATAAAGAAAAGAATGTCGATGTAATAAAAGAGATCATAAATGCAGTCTCAATTCCAGTTCAGCTCGGAGGAGGTATAAGGACAAAAGAAGATGCTGCGGAATTACTTAAAATGGGTGTGGATAAAGTCATTTTAGGTACTATGGCAATAGAAAATCCCGAAAACGTTGCAGAACTTTCTGGTGAATTTGGTAGTGAAAGAATAATAATTGCTCTAGACAGTAAAGATTCCAAAGTTGTGGTAAAAGGCTGGACCGAAAAAACCGAAAAAAGCGCACCTGAATTTGGAAAAATATTTGAAAAAAAGGGAGCTGGAGGTATTCTATTCACTAATGTGGACTATGAAGGTCTTCTTAATGGATTTGACACTGCGCCATTAATCGAATTGTTAGATGAGGTGAATATACCCATTATTTACTCAGGCGGAGTTACTTCAATAGATGATATTAAAAAACTGAGCCTTACAGACGTATATGGTGCGGTAATAGGTTCTGCATTGTATAAAGGTAAAATTGACTTTGAAGAAGCTCTATTGACCTCAAAATCATGA
- the truA gene encoding tRNA pseudouridine(38-40) synthase TruA — MRKVALKVAYIGTEFHGFQRQPDFKTVEGELIDALKNANLIDNLKDSGYAIAGRTDRGVHALGNVVSFRTEEDVIINQINDFLPKDIRILAKAGVRFGFKPRFAKYRHYRYTIVNNDDLNLDKIREASKIFQGSHDFSNFSKRSERNPVRKVDNVEINVNDNLLIIDVIGESFLWNMVRKIATTLFLVGTSELSIEKLQTFFDPSTTAAITPMPPEGLILMDTIYEGVAFKYDEYAKSKFLSALMDEYTYNQTIAAAEKIMMDELIGH, encoded by the coding sequence ATGAGGAAAGTAGCTTTAAAAGTAGCGTATATAGGAACTGAATTTCATGGATTTCAAAGACAGCCCGATTTTAAAACAGTAGAGGGCGAACTTATAGATGCTTTAAAGAATGCTAATTTAATAGATAATCTAAAAGATTCAGGATATGCAATAGCTGGTAGAACTGATAGGGGAGTCCACGCCCTGGGTAATGTAGTTTCATTTAGAACTGAGGAAGATGTCATAATAAACCAGATCAATGATTTTTTACCTAAAGACATACGAATTTTAGCCAAAGCAGGAGTACGTTTTGGATTTAAGCCAAGGTTTGCAAAATACAGGCATTACAGGTATACTATTGTAAATAATGATGATCTTAACTTAGATAAAATTAGAGAGGCATCTAAAATTTTCCAAGGCAGCCATGATTTTTCTAATTTCTCAAAAAGAAGTGAAAGAAATCCTGTAAGGAAAGTAGATAATGTGGAAATAAATGTAAATGATAACCTTTTAATAATTGATGTAATTGGGGAAAGTTTTCTATGGAATATGGTTCGAAAAATAGCAACTACCCTTTTTTTGGTTGGAACTAGCGAATTGAGCATAGAAAAGCTTCAAACATTTTTTGATCCATCAACTACTGCTGCTATTACACCCATGCCTCCAGAAGGGCTTATTCTTATGGATACAATTTATGAAGGAGTGGCCTTCAAATATGATGAATATGCAAAAAGCAAGTTCTTATCTGCACTTATGGATGAATATACATATAATCAGACTATTGCTGCTGCAGAAAAGATCATGATGGATGAATTAATTGGCCATTAA
- a CDS encoding nucleotidyltransferase family protein, with protein sequence MGDIIRTIMMAGGKGTRLRPLTLVRPKPMIPLVNKPIIEYTVNKLKKSGFNDIIMTLNYMSTNIKKYFKDGSEFGMDIRYSVEKWPLGTGGSVKKAEKYIDDTFMVVSGDVLTDVDFKDVVRYHKEKGAVATMVLTEVEDPTHFGIAVMDKDHKITEYLEKPSPEEAFSNVANTGIYIFEPEIFDFFDDKEKEVDFSKDIFPEVIKQDAGIYGYVFDGYWNDIGRPETYLEATYDILDQKTHQNFYKTKMEESIGKIGNIWVGENVFIDEKARIEGPVVIGNNCTIEEGCKISRGSVIGDNVSIGKDVNIDGAVLFPNSIIEDNSFLNGCIIDTKCLIDKNTVVENGVVTGSLVEIGRNSIVRSSRSITNNMKIVPNSIIDSDYVLEAK encoded by the coding sequence ATGGGTGATATTATAAGAACAATAATGATGGCTGGCGGAAAAGGGACAAGATTACGACCCCTAACATTAGTAAGGCCTAAACCAATGATACCGTTGGTAAATAAGCCTATTATAGAATATACTGTTAATAAGTTGAAAAAATCTGGATTTAATGATATTATAATGACTTTGAATTATATGTCAACAAATATTAAAAAATATTTTAAAGACGGTTCTGAGTTTGGTATGGATATAAGATATTCGGTTGAAAAATGGCCTCTTGGAACTGGAGGAAGTGTTAAAAAGGCAGAAAAGTATATAGATGATACTTTCATGGTTGTAAGTGGGGATGTGCTCACTGATGTTGATTTTAAAGATGTTGTAAGGTACCATAAAGAAAAAGGGGCAGTTGCAACAATGGTACTAACTGAAGTTGAAGATCCCACCCATTTTGGAATAGCAGTAATGGATAAGGACCATAAAATAACTGAATACCTTGAAAAACCATCTCCAGAAGAGGCATTCAGTAACGTTGCAAATACTGGAATTTACATTTTTGAGCCTGAAATATTCGACTTTTTCGATGATAAAGAAAAAGAAGTTGATTTCTCAAAGGATATTTTCCCTGAAGTAATAAAACAGGATGCAGGAATATATGGGTACGTATTTGATGGTTACTGGAACGATATTGGCAGGCCTGAAACATATCTTGAAGCTACCTATGATATTTTAGACCAAAAAACACATCAGAACTTCTATAAAACAAAAATGGAAGAGAGTATTGGAAAAATAGGAAATATTTGGGTTGGAGAAAATGTTTTTATAGATGAAAAAGCCAGGATAGAGGGCCCTGTAGTAATTGGAAACAACTGTACAATTGAGGAAGGATGTAAAATATCCAGGGGAAGCGTAATAGGAGATAATGTCTCAATTGGAAAGGATGTAAACATCGACGGGGCAGTTCTTTTCCCAAACAGTATAATTGAAGATAATTCTTTCTTAAATGGATGTATAATAGATACAAAATGTTTGATTGATAAAAACACCGTTGTAGAAAATGGAGTTGTAACTGGAAGTCTTGTTGAAATTGGAAGAAACAGTATCGTGCGCTCTTCACGTTCTATAACTAATAATATGAAAATTGTACCAAATTCCATAATTGATTCAGATTATGTGCTGGAGGCCAAATAA
- a CDS encoding phosphomannomutase, with amino-acid sequence MSLYINEIRGVVNSEITNEFASNLGNIIGNFVRSGKKVIVGRDINDPSQMIKRSITAGILAAGIDVIDFGVAPIPTVHYGADLYNTDVFVTVTASHMNPEEIDIKVFSNHEIPLTQRHAEKVSWDKVGQLSYVHDYVDKYLNAVLKNTEKKVISSRAPKVVIDCANGSAVQFLPEILSRLGCDVILFGCQPTNVSTKKFAEPTPESVSLVSNLVNAVGADMGIAMDNDGDRVIFIDEKGNVIRDQTVLAILAREALIENPEGTIVSSVTASMSLDEIVSDHGSKLIKAPIDCVLDEIIKNKAVFGGDDSGMYVFPQFQECFDAIFAAVKMLEIVCKHNKTFSTLVNEIPEYPRTVFSVDCEHDEKQKVLENLEENLKGTGEIDTTEGIKMQEEDSFVLVRPSRFEPLLRVYVEAKSSGKLQKLSHDINKMM; translated from the coding sequence ATGTCATTATATATAAACGAAATTAGGGGAGTTGTAAATTCTGAGATAACCAACGAGTTTGCATCAAATTTGGGTAATATAATTGGAAATTTTGTTAGATCTGGAAAAAAAGTGATAGTGGGACGTGATATAAACGATCCATCTCAAATGATCAAGCGGTCCATAACTGCAGGTATACTGGCAGCAGGGATCGATGTAATTGATTTTGGTGTTGCACCTATACCTACTGTTCACTATGGTGCAGATCTATATAATACAGACGTTTTTGTTACTGTAACTGCTTCCCATATGAACCCTGAAGAAATAGATATTAAAGTCTTCAGCAATCATGAAATACCATTAACTCAAAGGCATGCTGAGAAGGTATCATGGGATAAGGTGGGCCAGCTTTCATATGTGCATGATTATGTTGATAAATATTTAAATGCAGTGTTAAAAAATACAGAAAAGAAGGTTATAAGCAGCAGGGCACCTAAAGTGGTTATAGACTGTGCAAATGGTTCAGCGGTACAGTTTTTACCCGAGATTTTAAGCAGATTAGGCTGTGATGTCATACTATTCGGATGCCAGCCCACCAATGTAAGTACTAAAAAATTTGCAGAACCAACTCCTGAAAGCGTCTCTCTGGTTTCAAACCTTGTAAATGCCGTAGGCGCAGATATGGGAATTGCAATGGATAACGACGGAGATAGAGTAATTTTCATTGATGAAAAAGGAAATGTAATAAGGGACCAAACTGTACTTGCAATACTTGCAAGGGAAGCTTTAATTGAAAATCCAGAAGGAACAATCGTATCATCAGTTACAGCCTCAATGTCTCTGGATGAAATAGTATCAGATCACGGCAGTAAACTCATAAAAGCACCAATTGATTGTGTTTTAGATGAAATAATAAAAAATAAGGCAGTATTCGGTGGAGATGATTCTGGAATGTATGTATTTCCGCAGTTCCAGGAATGCTTTGATGCAATTTTTGCTGCTGTCAAAATGTTAGAAATAGTTTGCAAGCATAATAAAACATTTTCTACTCTGGTTAATGAAATACCAGAGTATCCCAGAACTGTTTTTTCTGTAGACTGCGAACATGATGAAAAACAGAAGGTTTTAGAGAATTTAGAAGAAAATTTAAAAGGCACTGGTGAGATTGATACCACTGAAGGAATTAAAATGCAGGAAGAAGATTCTTTTGTTCTTGTACGTCCTTCCCGGTTTGAACCGCTGCTTCGAGTTTATGTTGAGGCTAAATCTTCAGGTAAACTGCAGAAGTTGAGCCATGACATAAATAAAATGATGTAA
- a CDS encoding Rieske (2Fe-2S) protein, producing MEKVCSVSDVPEGTMRGFTVKLRYLLLVNLGGKFYAMDAVCPHMGGYLPIGKFENGIVTCPVHGSQYDVKTGKLVKDVPGFLKILTGGGSRDLNSYNVEVEDGSVFVKF from the coding sequence ATGGAAAAAGTATGTAGTGTTTCGGATGTTCCAGAAGGGACTATGAGGGGTTTTACTGTTAAGTTAAGGTATCTTCTTCTGGTGAATTTAGGTGGAAAATTTTATGCTATGGATGCTGTGTGTCCTCATATGGGAGGATATCTTCCTATTGGCAAGTTTGAAAACGGCATTGTAACCTGTCCAGTGCACGGCTCCCAGTACGATGTTAAAACTGGAAAACTCGTTAAAGACGTTCCTGGCTTTTTGAAGATTCTTACCGGCGGCGGGTCACGTGATTTGAACAGTTATAACGTTGAAGTAGAGGACGGGTCTGTTTTTGTTAAGTTTTAA
- a CDS encoding M20/M25/M40 family metallo-hydrolase — protein MDKQRLLDTFSDLVSIYSPSLSERLVCDYLSSKLSELGFTLHEDLVGEKIGGNSGNLYGFLPGDESLEPLLFCAHMDTVEPAKGKKAVFHDDGSITSNGDTILGCDALSGVSAIIEAVTAIKEENVNHRPIEVLFCVAEEIYGLGSKYFDYSMVKSKESYTLDLSGEIGEAAYKAPSLLTFDIIVKGKSAHSNFKCKESVNAVIIAAKALAQIKTGRINENSTCNIGLIQGGRAPNIVPDLCAVKGEIRSYSHDETFRLLDKVVEIFSKVTEEHGAKMEFAHEIRISAYETPLDHPVIKRFQNVCKKLDIHCRLCSTLGGSDNNNIEQHGINGLVLAAAMNGCHSCEECTSVGELEKITEITMELMKGEI, from the coding sequence TTGGATAAACAGCGATTACTGGATACATTTTCAGATTTAGTTTCAATTTACAGCCCTTCCCTTTCAGAAAGACTTGTTTGCGATTATTTAAGTTCTAAGCTTAGTGAATTAGGATTTACTCTTCATGAAGATTTGGTAGGTGAAAAAATTGGGGGAAACAGCGGTAACTTATATGGATTTTTACCGGGGGACGAATCTTTAGAGCCGCTGCTTTTCTGCGCGCACATGGATACAGTAGAACCTGCCAAAGGAAAAAAAGCAGTATTCCACGACGACGGGTCAATTACATCAAATGGGGACACTATCTTGGGGTGCGACGCATTATCTGGAGTATCTGCAATTATAGAAGCGGTTACAGCAATAAAAGAAGAAAATGTAAATCACAGGCCCATAGAAGTGTTGTTCTGCGTTGCAGAAGAGATATATGGTCTTGGATCGAAGTATTTTGACTATTCCATGGTAAAATCAAAGGAATCATACACCCTTGATTTATCTGGAGAAATTGGGGAAGCTGCTTATAAAGCGCCTTCACTACTCACTTTTGATATAATTGTAAAAGGAAAGTCAGCCCATTCAAATTTTAAGTGTAAAGAAAGTGTTAACGCTGTAATCATCGCTGCAAAAGCACTTGCCCAGATAAAAACGGGCAGGATTAATGAAAACTCTACCTGCAACATAGGGCTTATTCAAGGGGGACGTGCCCCAAATATTGTGCCTGATTTATGTGCTGTTAAAGGGGAGATAAGAAGTTACTCTCATGATGAGACTTTTAGATTATTAGATAAAGTCGTAGAAATATTTTCCAAAGTAACTGAAGAACACGGGGCCAAAATGGAATTTGCACATGAAATCCGCATAAGCGCATATGAAACGCCGTTAGACCATCCTGTTATAAAAAGGTTTCAAAATGTATGTAAAAAATTAGATATTCACTGCAGGCTGTGTTCTACACTCGGCGGCAGCGATAACAACAACATAGAGCAGCACGGTATAAACGGGCTTGTGCTGGCGGCGGCTATGAACGGCTGCCATTCATGTGAAGAGTGCACTTCGGTTGGGGAACTTGAGAAAATAACAGAAATTACAATGGAATTGATGAAAGGCGAAATTTGA
- the rsgA gene encoding ribosome small subunit-dependent GTPase A: protein MNNLLKKLGWNAFFGKHFREYAELYEPARVSTVYKNGYKVYTKTGEVRARVSGNLRQNGELPAVGDWVAISKDDIGSAVIHAILPRKNKFSRKGAGNVTEEQIIATNIDTVFIVTSLNKDFNLRRIERYLAIANESKIEPVVVLSKSDLCKDVSQKIRDVQEIAPNTNVVAISSIENKGIDQLSPYLKDGKTATLLGSSGVGKSTLINILEGYERQNVGAIRKKDSRGRHVTTEREIILLENGGLIIDNPGMRELQLWDAGEGLIDLFSDIVELEMQCKFFDCLHETEPGCAVKKAIKDGTLSNKRLESYRKLQREMQGVERKKNPKLAEKKKWKDIKKMAKEIKKTRKIK from the coding sequence TTGAATAATTTATTAAAGAAATTAGGATGGAATGCCTTTTTTGGTAAACATTTTAGGGAGTATGCAGAATTATATGAACCAGCAAGGGTCTCAACTGTATATAAAAACGGTTATAAAGTGTATACTAAAACTGGAGAGGTGCGTGCAAGAGTTTCAGGTAATTTACGCCAAAATGGAGAACTTCCCGCAGTAGGTGATTGGGTAGCCATATCAAAAGATGACATAGGTTCTGCTGTTATACATGCAATTCTACCTCGAAAAAACAAATTTTCCAGGAAAGGAGCAGGGAATGTTACTGAAGAACAGATAATTGCCACAAATATTGACACTGTTTTCATAGTTACCTCATTAAACAAAGATTTTAACTTAAGAAGGATCGAACGATACCTTGCTATTGCCAATGAAAGCAAAATAGAACCAGTAGTGGTTCTAAGTAAATCAGATCTTTGCAAAGATGTTAGTCAAAAAATAAGAGACGTTCAAGAGATTGCACCCAATACAAATGTGGTTGCTATTAGTTCTATAGAAAATAAAGGCATAGATCAACTATCACCTTATCTTAAAGACGGTAAAACAGCGACCCTTTTAGGATCCTCCGGCGTGGGCAAATCTACACTTATCAATATTCTTGAAGGTTATGAAAGACAAAACGTCGGTGCAATCAGGAAAAAAGACAGCAGGGGGAGGCATGTCACAACTGAAAGAGAAATAATCCTTTTAGAAAACGGCGGTTTAATTATAGACAATCCAGGAATGAGGGAACTGCAGTTATGGGATGCTGGAGAAGGATTGATTGATCTTTTCAGTGATATTGTAGAACTTGAGATGCAGTGTAAATTTTTTGATTGCCTGCATGAAACCGAACCGGGATGTGCCGTCAAAAAAGCAATAAAAGACGGAACACTATCAAATAAAAGACTGGAAAGTTACAGGAAATTACAAAGGGAAATGCAAGGTGTTGAAAGGAAAAAGAACCCTAAACTTGCAGAAAAAAAGAAATGGAAAGATATAAAAAAAATGGCCAAAGAGATTAAAAAAACCAGGAAAATAAAATGA